Proteins from a single region of Verrucosispora sp. NA02020:
- the speB gene encoding agmatinase: protein MTRYGPMYGPDVTFLGVPPCTIEEPVTYADADVVIIGAPFDGGTSHRPGTRFGPSAIRQACYLPHDGSRPSLALRVDALRDLCVYDAGDVEMFSGDIERSLSALETAVYAVASAGAIPVVLGGDHSIAQPDATGVARHHGLGRVSLVHFDAHADTGDIEFGSLHGHGQPMRRLIESGAVRGDRFLQIGLRGYWPGPSTLSWMAEQRMRSYEMTEIVARGLDDCLTEAFDIATDECEGVFLSVDVDVVDPGMAPGTGTPEPGGFTSRQLLDAVRRVCYELPVVGVDVVEVAPPYDHADITAYLGNRVVLEALSAIARRRRDAAGGPPWNPTQPLLDSR, encoded by the coding sequence ATGACCCGGTACGGCCCGATGTACGGCCCCGACGTGACGTTCCTCGGCGTACCGCCCTGCACGATCGAGGAGCCCGTCACGTACGCCGACGCCGACGTCGTGATCATCGGCGCGCCCTTCGACGGCGGCACCTCGCACCGCCCCGGCACCCGGTTCGGCCCGTCCGCCATCCGGCAGGCGTGCTATCTGCCGCACGACGGCTCCCGCCCCTCCCTGGCGCTGCGCGTCGACGCGCTGCGCGACCTGTGCGTCTACGACGCCGGTGACGTCGAGATGTTCTCCGGCGACATCGAACGGTCGCTGTCCGCGCTGGAAACCGCCGTGTACGCGGTCGCCTCGGCCGGTGCGATCCCGGTGGTCCTCGGCGGCGACCACTCCATCGCCCAGCCCGACGCCACCGGGGTGGCCCGCCACCACGGTCTCGGCCGGGTGTCGCTGGTGCACTTCGACGCGCACGCCGACACCGGCGACATCGAGTTCGGCTCGCTGCACGGTCACGGCCAGCCGATGCGTCGACTCATCGAGTCCGGCGCGGTACGCGGCGACCGGTTCCTCCAGATCGGCCTGCGCGGCTACTGGCCGGGCCCGTCGACCCTGTCCTGGATGGCCGAGCAGCGCATGCGCTCCTACGAGATGACCGAGATCGTGGCCCGTGGCCTGGACGACTGCCTCACCGAGGCGTTCGACATCGCGACCGACGAGTGCGAGGGCGTCTTCCTCTCCGTCGACGTGGACGTGGTCGACCCGGGCATGGCCCCCGGCACCGGCACCCCCGAACCGGGCGGCTTCACCAGTCGGCAGTTGCTCGACGCGGTCCGCCGGGTCTGCTACGAACTCCCCGTGGTCGGGGTGGACGTGGTGGAGGTCGCCCCGCCGTACGACCACGCCGACATCACCGCCTACCTCGGCAACCGGGTCGTGCTGGAAGCGTTGTCGGCCATCGCCCGCCGCCGTCGCGACGCCGCCGGTGGCCCACCCTGGAACCCCACCCAACCCCTCCTGGACAGCCGCTGA
- a CDS encoding DUF397 domain-containing protein: MDMTDARWRTATRSSNNGGDCVEVADNLPGRVLVRDSKDRAGGTLTFAPDAWRAFLTTPPR; the protein is encoded by the coding sequence ATGGACATGACCGACGCCCGCTGGCGCACCGCCACCCGCAGCAGCAACAACGGCGGCGACTGCGTCGAGGTGGCCGACAACCTGCCCGGCCGGGTCCTGGTGCGCGACAGCAAGGATCGAGCCGGCGGCACCCTGACCTTCGCTCCCGACGCCTGGCGCGCGTTCCTCACCACACCCCCGCGCTGA
- a CDS encoding helix-turn-helix transcriptional regulator: MNETLRLAMADKGETAQSLAGKVGVDPKTAGRWVADGRTPHPGTRAAVAAVLGCQSKELWPEPHRRRDMPWFQEWAQLEQIASSLRSYQPLLVPGLLQTEAYARAVLATGGLVAPTQVEEIVAARLARQRVLEREVPLQLVAVIDEVVLRRRVGGDRAVMAGQLLHLAEWGEREHVQVRVIPAENPWHTGLAGPFVLARTPDGGEPAYLDNQLRGQVVTERADLASLGARWESVTGEALPRRRSIELIREVATTWT; encoded by the coding sequence ATGAACGAGACACTGCGGTTGGCGATGGCGGACAAGGGTGAGACGGCTCAGTCGTTGGCCGGGAAGGTCGGCGTCGACCCGAAGACGGCGGGCCGTTGGGTGGCCGACGGGCGTACCCCGCATCCCGGCACCCGGGCCGCCGTCGCCGCCGTCCTCGGATGCCAGTCGAAGGAACTTTGGCCGGAGCCCCACCGTCGCCGGGACATGCCCTGGTTCCAGGAGTGGGCCCAACTGGAGCAGATCGCCAGCTCGCTGCGGTCGTACCAGCCGCTGCTCGTGCCGGGCCTGCTCCAGACCGAGGCGTACGCCCGAGCGGTGCTGGCGACCGGCGGCCTGGTGGCGCCGACGCAGGTGGAGGAGATCGTGGCGGCGCGACTGGCCCGGCAGCGGGTGCTGGAGCGCGAGGTGCCGCTGCAACTGGTGGCGGTGATCGACGAGGTGGTGCTGCGTCGGCGGGTGGGCGGCGACCGGGCGGTGATGGCCGGGCAACTGCTCCACCTGGCCGAGTGGGGCGAGCGGGAGCACGTGCAGGTCCGGGTGATCCCGGCGGAGAATCCGTGGCACACCGGCCTGGCCGGGCCGTTCGTGCTGGCCCGGACGCCGGACGGCGGTGAGCCGGCCTATCTGGACAATCAGTTGCGCGGTCAGGTGGTGACCGAGCGTGCCGACCTTGCTAGCCTGGGCGCGAGATGGGAGAGCGTCACCGGTGAGGCGCTGCCCCGCCGCCGGTCCATCGAGCTGATCAGGGAAGTGGCGACGACATGGACATGA
- a CDS encoding FAD-binding oxidoreductase translates to MTGPSAGRALADAVRAPYWLDRPERPDPLPPLPGPTTADLVVIGGGYSGLWAALLAKQADPARDVLLVEAGTCGWAASGRNGGFCAASLTHGLANGVQRFPDEIQTLERLGRENLDAIADTVAEHRIDCDFARTGELSVAVEPYQLDGLAADAALAGRYGHDVRLLDADEVRAEVDSPTYLGGLWDRDRVAMLDPARLAWGLRRACVDLGVRVHEHTRVTGLHRDTNALLARTVAADGSPGAVRAAKVVLATNAFPPLLRRLRTWIVPVYDYALTTEPLTPAQRDAVGWRNRQGLADTGNQFHYYRLTDDGRILFGGYDAIYHYGNRMTPALDQRDATFTALARHFFTTFPQLADVRFSHRWGGVIDTSTRFCAFFGTAYSGRLAYAAGYTGLGVGATRFGARVMLDLLDGVDSPLTRLDLVRSRPLPFPPEPARAVGIGLTRWSMARADARQGRRNLWLRTLDRFGLGFDS, encoded by the coding sequence ATGACCGGGCCATCCGCCGGCCGGGCGCTCGCCGACGCGGTCCGCGCACCGTACTGGCTCGACCGGCCGGAGCGGCCCGACCCGCTGCCGCCGCTGCCCGGCCCGACCACCGCCGACCTGGTGGTGATCGGGGGCGGCTACAGCGGGCTGTGGGCGGCGCTGCTGGCCAAGCAGGCCGACCCGGCGCGGGACGTGCTGCTGGTGGAGGCGGGGACCTGCGGCTGGGCGGCCTCCGGACGCAACGGCGGGTTCTGTGCCGCCTCGCTGACGCACGGGCTGGCCAACGGGGTGCAGCGGTTCCCGGACGAGATCCAGACGCTGGAACGGCTCGGCCGGGAGAACCTCGACGCCATCGCCGACACCGTTGCGGAGCACCGGATCGACTGCGACTTCGCGCGGACCGGCGAACTGTCGGTGGCGGTCGAGCCGTACCAGCTCGACGGGTTGGCCGCCGACGCCGCGCTGGCCGGACGGTACGGGCACGACGTGCGCCTGCTCGACGCCGACGAGGTGCGCGCCGAGGTCGACTCGCCGACGTACCTCGGCGGACTGTGGGACCGTGACCGGGTGGCGATGCTCGACCCGGCGCGGTTGGCCTGGGGACTGCGCCGGGCCTGCGTGGACCTCGGCGTACGGGTGCACGAGCACACCCGCGTCACCGGCCTGCACCGGGACACCAACGCGTTGCTGGCCCGCACCGTCGCCGCCGACGGCAGCCCCGGGGCGGTCCGCGCCGCCAAGGTGGTGCTGGCCACCAACGCGTTCCCGCCGCTGCTGCGCCGCCTGCGCACCTGGATCGTGCCGGTGTACGACTACGCGCTGACGACCGAGCCGTTGACGCCCGCGCAGCGGGACGCCGTCGGCTGGCGTAACCGGCAGGGACTGGCCGACACCGGCAACCAGTTCCACTACTACCGGCTCACCGACGACGGGCGGATCCTGTTCGGCGGCTACGACGCGATCTACCACTACGGCAACCGGATGACGCCGGCACTGGACCAGCGCGACGCCACCTTCACCGCCCTCGCCCGCCACTTCTTCACCACCTTCCCGCAGCTCGCCGACGTCCGGTTCAGCCACCGCTGGGGCGGGGTGATCGACACCAGCACCCGGTTCTGCGCCTTCTTCGGCACGGCGTACTCCGGTCGGCTCGCGTACGCGGCCGGGTACACCGGGCTCGGCGTCGGGGCTACCCGGTTCGGTGCCCGGGTGATGCTCGACCTGCTCGACGGCGTGGACAGCCCGCTGACCCGGCTCGACCTGGTCCGCAGCCGGCCGCTGCCGTTCCCGCCCGAACCGGCCCGCGCGGTCGGCATCGGGCTCACCCGCTGGTCCATGGCCCGGGCCGACGCTCGACAGGGGCGGCGCAACCTGTGGCTCCGTACGCTCGATCGCTTCGGTCTGGGGTTCGACTCGTGA
- a CDS encoding endonuclease domain-containing protein, giving the protein MRLILVDAGLPAPEPQLWVHDRYGIPLHRIDLAYRKRRIGIEYDGQSHLTPELLHYDRSRSNWLAGQGWRMRYFTADDLYRRPTHIVTTIHHLLAP; this is encoded by the coding sequence TTGAGACTGATTCTCGTGGACGCTGGACTACCGGCCCCGGAGCCTCAGCTCTGGGTGCACGACCGGTACGGCATACCGCTGCACCGGATCGACCTGGCCTACCGCAAGCGTCGGATCGGCATCGAGTACGACGGACAGTCCCACCTGACCCCGGAGCTCCTGCACTACGACCGTTCCCGGTCGAACTGGCTGGCCGGTCAGGGTTGGCGGATGCGCTACTTCACCGCCGACGACCTCTACCGCCGCCCCACCCACATCGTCACCACCATCCACCACCTCCTCGCCCCCTGA
- a CDS encoding ABC transporter permease, with amino-acid sequence MSALAHVPTGSGQPASPPPAARSGRYRLLPYLLLLPGAAWLFLFFALPLLQLAAASLYDPNGTLSTGYAMTWAFGNYPAALQAYWPQFSRSFLYAGIALVLALLMGYPLAYAIAQKAGRWKNLLLVCVIAPMFTSFLVRTLAWKTILSDNGWLVGLLRDVHLLGPDGRLLATPIAVVLGLTYNFLPFLVLPLYASLERLDHRLLEASSDLYASPLKTFRRVTLPLSMPGLIAGTLLFFIPATGDYINAELLGTPNQYMIGNVIDSAFLVRLDYPQGAALSFLLMSAILAVVFVYLRRAGTEEVL; translated from the coding sequence GTGAGCGCGCTGGCTCACGTACCCACCGGCTCCGGGCAGCCGGCGTCGCCGCCGCCGGCTGCCCGATCAGGGCGGTACCGCCTCCTGCCGTACCTGTTGCTGCTGCCGGGTGCGGCCTGGCTGTTCCTCTTCTTCGCCCTGCCGTTGCTGCAACTCGCGGCGGCCAGCCTCTACGACCCGAACGGCACGCTCTCCACCGGGTACGCGATGACCTGGGCCTTCGGGAACTACCCGGCGGCGTTGCAGGCGTACTGGCCCCAGTTCAGCCGCTCGTTCCTGTACGCGGGCATCGCGTTGGTGCTGGCGCTGCTGATGGGCTACCCGTTGGCGTACGCGATCGCGCAGAAGGCCGGCCGGTGGAAGAACCTGCTGCTGGTCTGCGTGATCGCGCCGATGTTCACCAGTTTCCTGGTGCGCACGCTGGCCTGGAAGACCATCCTGTCGGACAACGGCTGGTTGGTCGGGCTGCTGCGGGACGTCCACCTGCTCGGTCCGGACGGACGGCTGCTGGCCACCCCGATCGCGGTGGTGCTCGGCCTGACGTACAACTTCCTGCCGTTCCTGGTGCTGCCGCTGTACGCGAGCCTGGAGCGGCTCGACCACCGGCTGCTGGAGGCGTCCAGCGACCTGTACGCGAGCCCGCTGAAGACGTTCCGTCGGGTCACCCTGCCGTTGTCGATGCCGGGCCTGATCGCCGGGACGCTGCTCTTCTTCATCCCGGCCACCGGCGACTACATCAACGCCGAACTGCTCGGTACGCCCAACCAGTACATGATCGGCAACGTCATCGACTCGGCGTTCCTGGTCCGGCTGGACTATCCGCAGGGCGCGGCGCTGTCGTTCCTGCTGATGTCGGCGATCCTCGCGGTGGTCTTCGTCTATCTGCGTCGGGCCGGCACGGAGGAGGTCCTATGA
- a CDS encoding response regulator transcription factor, whose translation MRVLVADDERLLADMVAEGLRRLSMAVDVCYDGDGALERIGVNRYDVAVLDRDMPGHTGDEVCRSLAGSGSGTRVLLLTAAAGIRDRVEGLGLGADDYLTKPFAFAELVARVHALGRRSAAAVPPVLEQHGVALDVARHSVTRDGRAVGLSPKEFAVLHVLMRADGRVVSSEELLEQAWDEFADPFTNTVRVTVMTLRKKLGTPQVIHTVPRAGYRIGPAS comes from the coding sequence GTGCGGGTGTTGGTGGCGGACGACGAGCGGCTGCTGGCGGACATGGTCGCCGAGGGCCTCAGGCGGCTCTCGATGGCGGTGGACGTCTGCTACGACGGTGACGGCGCGTTGGAGCGGATCGGGGTGAACCGCTACGACGTGGCGGTGCTGGACCGGGACATGCCGGGGCACACCGGTGACGAGGTGTGCCGCAGTCTCGCCGGGTCCGGTTCGGGTACGCGGGTGCTGCTGCTCACCGCCGCCGCCGGCATCCGCGACCGGGTGGAGGGTCTCGGACTCGGGGCCGACGACTATCTCACCAAGCCGTTCGCCTTCGCCGAACTCGTCGCCCGGGTGCACGCGCTCGGTCGGCGGTCGGCGGCGGCGGTGCCGCCGGTGCTGGAGCAGCACGGGGTGGCGCTGGACGTGGCCCGGCACTCGGTCACCCGGGACGGCCGGGCGGTCGGCCTGAGCCCGAAGGAGTTCGCCGTACTGCACGTGTTGATGCGTGCGGACGGGCGGGTGGTCAGCTCGGAGGAGCTGCTGGAGCAGGCGTGGGACGAGTTCGCCGACCCGTTCACCAACACCGTGCGGGTGACCGTGATGACCTTGCGGAAGAAGCTCGGTACGCCTCAGGTGATCCACACCGTGCCTCGGGCCGGTTACCGGATCGGTCCGGCGTCGTGA
- a CDS encoding Lrp/AsnC family transcriptional regulator, with product MTNRQQDNGTGGRRVSVREGASHVLLDDVAKQIIEQLQQDGRRPYATIGKAVGLSEAAVRQRVQRLLDAGVMQIVAVTDPLQLGFPRQAMIGLRTDGDLESVADRIAELDEVDYVVITAGSFDLLAEVVCRNDEHLLEILQRLRAVSGVLSTEAFVYLKLRKQTYSWGTA from the coding sequence ATGACGAACCGGCAGCAGGACAACGGCACCGGCGGACGCCGGGTCAGCGTGCGGGAGGGCGCCAGCCACGTGCTGCTCGACGACGTGGCCAAGCAGATCATCGAACAGCTCCAGCAGGACGGCCGTCGCCCGTACGCGACCATCGGCAAGGCGGTCGGGCTCTCCGAGGCTGCGGTACGTCAACGCGTACAACGGCTGCTCGACGCCGGGGTGATGCAGATCGTCGCGGTGACCGATCCGCTCCAACTCGGCTTCCCCCGCCAGGCCATGATCGGCCTGCGTACCGACGGCGACCTGGAGAGCGTCGCGGACCGAATCGCCGAACTCGACGAGGTCGACTACGTGGTGATCACCGCCGGCTCCTTCGACCTGCTGGCCGAGGTGGTCTGCCGCAACGACGAGCACCTGCTGGAGATCCTGCAACGCCTGCGCGCGGTCTCCGGCGTGCTCTCCACCGAGGCGTTCGTCTACCTCAAACTCCGCAAGCAGACCTACAGCTGGGGCACCGCCTGA
- a CDS encoding saccharopine dehydrogenase family protein — MRVLLIGAGGVGSAVVAIAARRAFFDTMVVADHDGTRAARAVAGRDDRFVAAGVDAASAEAVAALCREHRITHVLNAVDPRFVMPIFDGAYAAGADYLDMAMSLSRPHPTRPYQETGVMLGDAQFAAADRWTEAGRLALCGIGVEPGLSDVFARYAADELFREIDEIGVRDGANLTVDGYDFAPSFSIWTTIEECLNPPVIWEADRGWFTTEPFSEPEVFEFPDGIGSVECVNVEHEEVLLIPRWVPARRVTFKYGLGAEFIEVLRTLHKLGLSSTAPVRVGPVSVSPRDVVAACLPDPATLGDRMRGKTCAGTYVTGIGTDGEPRRVYLYHVVDNEWSMREYGHQAVVWQTAVNPVVALELLADGVWSGSGVLGPEALPPKPFLDLLTAYGSPWGMAER; from the coding sequence ATGCGTGTGCTGCTGATCGGGGCCGGAGGCGTCGGTTCCGCCGTCGTCGCCATCGCGGCCCGACGTGCCTTCTTCGACACGATGGTGGTCGCCGACCACGACGGGACCCGCGCCGCGCGGGCCGTCGCCGGCCGGGACGACCGCTTCGTCGCCGCCGGGGTCGACGCCGCCTCGGCGGAGGCGGTCGCGGCACTCTGCCGTGAACACCGGATCACCCACGTGCTCAACGCGGTCGACCCACGCTTCGTCATGCCGATCTTCGACGGGGCGTACGCGGCCGGCGCCGACTACCTCGACATGGCGATGTCGTTGTCCCGCCCGCATCCGACCCGGCCCTACCAGGAGACCGGCGTGATGCTCGGCGACGCGCAGTTCGCGGCGGCCGACCGCTGGACGGAGGCCGGGCGGCTGGCGCTCTGCGGCATCGGTGTCGAGCCCGGCCTCTCCGACGTCTTCGCCCGGTACGCCGCCGACGAGTTGTTCCGCGAGATCGACGAGATCGGGGTACGCGACGGCGCGAACCTGACCGTCGACGGCTACGACTTCGCCCCGTCGTTCTCCATCTGGACCACCATCGAGGAGTGCCTGAACCCGCCGGTGATCTGGGAGGCCGACCGGGGCTGGTTCACCACCGAGCCGTTCAGTGAGCCGGAGGTCTTCGAGTTCCCCGACGGGATCGGGTCGGTCGAGTGCGTCAACGTGGAGCACGAGGAGGTGCTGCTGATCCCGCGCTGGGTGCCGGCCAGGCGGGTCACCTTCAAGTACGGCCTCGGCGCGGAGTTCATCGAGGTGCTCAGGACGCTGCACAAACTCGGTCTCTCCTCGACCGCGCCGGTGCGGGTGGGCCCGGTCTCCGTGTCGCCGCGCGACGTGGTGGCCGCCTGCCTGCCCGACCCGGCCACCCTCGGCGACCGGATGCGCGGCAAGACCTGCGCCGGCACGTACGTCACCGGTATCGGCACCGACGGCGAGCCGCGCCGGGTCTACCTCTACCACGTGGTCGACAACGAGTGGTCGATGCGCGAGTACGGCCACCAGGCGGTGGTCTGGCAGACCGCGGTGAACCCGGTGGTCGCCCTGGAACTGCTGGCCGACGGCGTGTGGTCGGGCAGCGGGGTGCTCGGACCGGAGGCGTTGCCGCCCAAGCCCTTCCTCGACCTACTCACCGCCTACGGCTCGCCGTGGGGAATGGCGGAACGATGA
- a CDS encoding ABC transporter permease — MTRFSRWWAQHWVMGVALLVLGYLFLPIAVVGALSFNRPSNRLSYDFHAFTLDNWRNPCATSDMCDAVVRSVQIGFIATVAATALGTLMAFALVRHRFRGRSGLNVLIFLPMATPELVMGTSLLALFVAGGVPLGFWTIVIAHVMFCMSFVVVTVKARLAGMDRRLEEAAMDLYASEWQTFRRITLPLVLPGIVAAALLAFSLSFDDFIITNFNSGTTVTFPMYVWGAAQRGIPPQVNVIGTAMFAIALLLVLASMLRGRRARRAAFAVPAPRATSRS; from the coding sequence ATGACCAGGTTCTCCCGGTGGTGGGCGCAGCACTGGGTGATGGGCGTGGCCCTGCTGGTGCTCGGCTACCTGTTCCTGCCGATCGCCGTGGTGGGCGCGTTGTCGTTCAACCGCCCCTCCAACCGGCTCTCGTACGACTTCCACGCGTTCACGCTCGACAACTGGCGTAACCCGTGCGCCACCTCCGACATGTGCGACGCGGTGGTCCGCAGCGTGCAGATCGGCTTCATCGCCACCGTCGCCGCCACCGCGCTCGGCACGCTGATGGCGTTCGCGCTGGTCCGGCACCGGTTCCGGGGACGCTCCGGGCTCAACGTGCTGATCTTCCTGCCGATGGCCACGCCGGAACTGGTGATGGGCACCTCGCTGCTGGCCCTCTTCGTCGCCGGCGGGGTGCCGCTGGGGTTCTGGACCATCGTCATCGCGCACGTGATGTTCTGCATGTCGTTCGTGGTGGTGACGGTCAAGGCGCGGCTGGCCGGGATGGACCGGCGGCTGGAGGAGGCCGCGATGGACCTCTACGCCAGCGAGTGGCAGACGTTCCGCCGCATCACGTTGCCGTTGGTGCTGCCCGGCATCGTGGCCGCCGCACTGCTGGCGTTCTCGCTCAGCTTCGACGACTTCATCATCACCAACTTCAACTCCGGCACCACCGTCACGTTCCCGATGTACGTCTGGGGTGCCGCCCAGCGGGGCATCCCGCCGCAGGTCAACGTCATCGGTACGGCCATGTTCGCGATCGCGTTGCTGCTGGTGCTGGCCAGCATGCTGCGGGGCCGACGGGCCCGCCGGGCGGCGTTCGCGGTGCCGGCTCCCCGGGCGACAAGCCGGTCATGA
- a CDS encoding ABC transporter ATP-binding protein: MARDTPAGDLRLADLTKTFGPFTAVDDLSLTIPQGSFFALLGASGCGKTTTLRMIAGLEEPTSGQVLLGDRDIARLRPYKRPVNTVFQSYALFPHLDIFENVAFGLRRRGIRSVDGQVREMLSLVQLDGYERRRPAQLSGGQQQRVALARALINHPQVLLLDEPLGALDLKLRRQMQIELKRIQTEVGITFVHVTHDQEEAMTMADTVAVMNAGRIEQLGPPAEIYEFPATAFVANFLGQSNLIAGEVSGTDGGDLLVTAHGARFSVPSARARTDQGPVFLGVRPEKLHLVGAAVQVPAGNQHLEGTVTDASYVGVSTQYLLRTGWGTELSVFVANSGAQQRFAVGERAVAYWDPQHAFLLGRRADEEDRTTPVLDEPVGASS, from the coding sequence ATGGCGCGGGACACTCCGGCCGGTGACCTGAGGCTGGCCGACCTCACCAAGACGTTCGGCCCGTTCACCGCCGTCGACGACCTGAGCCTGACCATTCCGCAGGGCTCGTTCTTCGCCCTGCTGGGTGCGTCCGGCTGCGGCAAGACCACCACGCTGCGGATGATCGCCGGGCTGGAGGAGCCGACCAGCGGGCAGGTGCTGCTCGGTGACCGGGACATCGCCCGGCTGCGTCCGTACAAGCGGCCGGTCAACACCGTGTTCCAGAGCTACGCCCTCTTCCCGCACCTGGACATCTTCGAGAACGTGGCCTTCGGCCTGCGGCGGCGCGGCATCCGCTCGGTCGACGGGCAGGTCCGCGAGATGCTGTCGCTGGTGCAGCTCGACGGGTACGAACGGCGTCGCCCGGCCCAGCTCTCCGGCGGGCAGCAGCAGCGGGTCGCGCTGGCCCGCGCGCTGATCAACCACCCGCAGGTGCTGCTGCTGGACGAGCCGCTCGGCGCGCTCGACCTCAAGCTGCGTCGGCAGATGCAGATCGAGCTCAAGCGCATCCAGACCGAGGTCGGCATCACCTTCGTACACGTCACCCACGACCAGGAGGAGGCCATGACGATGGCCGACACGGTCGCGGTGATGAACGCCGGGCGGATCGAGCAGCTCGGCCCACCCGCCGAGATCTACGAGTTCCCGGCCACCGCGTTCGTGGCCAACTTCCTCGGCCAGTCCAACCTGATCGCGGGCGAGGTCTCCGGCACCGACGGCGGCGACCTCCTGGTCACCGCGCACGGCGCGCGGTTCTCCGTGCCGTCGGCGCGGGCCCGCACCGACCAGGGTCCGGTCTTCCTGGGCGTACGCCCCGAGAAGCTGCACCTGGTCGGCGCCGCCGTGCAGGTGCCGGCCGGTAACCAGCACCTCGAAGGCACCGTCACCGACGCCTCCTACGTCGGGGTGAGCACGCAGTACCTGCTGCGCACCGGATGGGGCACCGAGCTGAGCGTCTTCGTCGCCAACAGCGGGGCGCAGCAGCGCTTCGCCGTCGGCGAGCGGGCCGTGGCGTACTGGGATCCGCAGCACGCCTTCCTGCTCGGGCGCCGCGCCGACGAGGAGGACCGGACCACTCCGGTCCTGGACGAGCCGGTCGGTGCGTCCTCATGA
- a CDS encoding spermidine/putrescine ABC transporter substrate-binding protein has translation MRNAYRPLTRRGLLTGTLGSAALLAAGGTLAGCGTPGAQQTEAGCVSEDLSGTEKTVAFSNWPQYMDVDDDDASKRPSLDKFVTDTGIQVTYSEDVNDNNEFFGKVQNQLAACQGTGRDVMVLTDWMAARMIRLGWIQRLEKSNLPNVEANLLPSLRNRPFDVDNHLAVPWQSGLAGLAYNGRVTREIRTVDELLTRADLKGKVTALTEMRDTMGLLLMSNGHNPADFTASQFDDALNKLKKAVDSGQIRRFTGNDYAPDLAKGDIAACIGWSGDIIQLGFDDEQIKFVVPDSGVTLWSDNMLVPNKATHKGNAEALINHYYEPAIAAQLAAYVNYICPVQGAQEEMEKIDPELAANPLIFPDEAILSKARVFMALDEQQEREYETKFQQVIGA, from the coding sequence ATGCGAAACGCTTACCGGCCCCTCACTCGGCGTGGTCTGCTCACCGGCACCCTCGGCTCGGCCGCGCTGCTCGCGGCGGGTGGCACTCTCGCCGGTTGCGGCACCCCCGGCGCGCAGCAGACCGAGGCCGGTTGTGTCAGCGAGGACCTGTCCGGCACGGAGAAGACTGTCGCCTTCTCCAACTGGCCGCAATACATGGACGTCGATGACGACGACGCGTCGAAGCGTCCCAGCCTCGACAAGTTCGTCACCGACACCGGCATCCAGGTGACCTATTCCGAGGACGTCAACGACAACAACGAGTTCTTCGGCAAGGTGCAGAACCAGCTCGCCGCCTGTCAGGGCACCGGGCGGGACGTCATGGTGCTCACCGACTGGATGGCCGCCCGGATGATCCGGCTCGGCTGGATCCAGCGGCTCGAGAAGTCGAATCTGCCCAACGTCGAGGCGAACCTGCTGCCGTCGCTGCGGAACCGTCCCTTCGACGTGGACAACCACCTCGCCGTCCCGTGGCAGTCCGGCCTGGCCGGATTGGCGTACAACGGGCGGGTCACCCGGGAGATCCGGACCGTCGACGAGCTGCTCACCCGCGCCGACCTCAAGGGCAAGGTGACCGCGCTGACCGAGATGCGCGACACCATGGGCCTGCTGCTGATGTCGAACGGCCACAACCCGGCCGACTTCACCGCCAGCCAGTTCGACGACGCCCTGAACAAGCTCAAGAAGGCGGTCGACTCCGGGCAGATCCGCCGCTTCACCGGCAACGACTACGCCCCCGACCTGGCCAAGGGCGACATCGCGGCGTGCATCGGCTGGTCCGGCGACATCATCCAGCTCGGCTTCGACGACGAGCAGATCAAGTTCGTGGTGCCCGACTCCGGTGTGACGCTCTGGTCGGACAACATGCTCGTGCCGAACAAGGCCACCCACAAGGGCAACGCCGAGGCCCTGATCAACCACTACTACGAGCCGGCCATCGCCGCGCAGCTCGCCGCGTACGTCAACTACATCTGTCCGGTGCAGGGCGCGCAGGAGGAGATGGAGAAGATCGACCCGGAGTTGGCCGCCAACCCGCTGATCTTCCCGGACGAGGCGATCCTCTCCAAGGCCCGCGTCTTCATGGCCCTGGACGAGCAGCAGGAACGCGAGTACGAGACCAAGTTCCAGCAGGTTATCGGAGCGTGA